One genomic window of Quercus robur chromosome 6, dhQueRobu3.1, whole genome shotgun sequence includes the following:
- the LOC126689008 gene encoding probable WRKY transcription factor 19 isoform X2 gives MGKEIALQESQVPGELTRIWRYEDACNVLIGNTGSEKIRGIMLQSLELVPVQLQLHPQAFRRMENIKFLIFKNVYVGNRLEYLPNGIRFLDWPFYSFSLPSNFCPRQLVCLNMPHSYNNMEQLFKQEFPFEILKEINFSSCKSIQKLPELWTPNLEKLDLLYCENLVEIHESVGLLNKLKTWNLSNCRKLQTLPRRLKLNSLEHFDLRHCLRLKKFPDIHPEMKCLKSLLMFQCGIEELPSSIGYLTQLQKLNLMDCRNLRRVPGSIYKLQKLESFGLASNIFKPISNSFDDSFGYGFVNLKSLQLISHNIIELDFVECQYFPALEILHVTAENIVTIPKSFSRLTRLRRLSVLHCKHLREIQGLPQSLRLLEAIDCSSWDQQSSGKMLSQICLSHSISQL, from the exons ATGGGAAAGGAAATTGCTCTTCAAGAATCACAAGTGCCTGGAGAACTTACTAGGATATGGCGTTATGAGGATGCTTGTAATGTTCTAATTGGAAATACG GGATCGGAAAAAATTCGAGGCATAATGTTGCAGTCACTTGAGCTAGTACCGGTACAGTTGCAACTTCATCCTCAAGCTTTCAGAAGAATGGAAAATAtcaaatttcttatatttaaaaatgtttACGTTGGTAATCGACTTGAATATCTCCCAAATGGAATTAGATTTCTTGATTGGCCTTTCTATTCCTTTTCCTTGCCATCCAATTTTTGTCCTCGACAACTTGTCTGCCTCAACATGCCTCATAGTTACAATAATATGGAGCAGCTATTCAAGCAG gAGTTCCCATTCGAAATATTGAAAGAAATCAATTTCAGTAGCTGTAAATCCATTCAAAAATTACCTGAGTTGTGGACTCCAAATTTGGAGAAATtagatcttttatattgtgaaaatttagtTGAGATTCATGAATCCGTTGGACTTCTCAATAAGCTGAAAACTTGGAATCTTAGTAATTGTCGCAAACTTCAGACTCTTCCAAGAAGACTCAAGTTGAATTCCCTTGAACATTTTGATCTTAGACACTGCTTAAGGCTTAAGAAGTTCCCTGAtattcatccagaaatgaaatGTTTAAAATCACTATTAATGTTTCAGTGTGGTATCGAAGAATTGCCTTCATCAATTGGGTATCTCACTCAGCTTCAAAAGTTAAACCTTATGGATTGTCGTAACCTTAGGCGAGTTCCAGGTAGCATCTATAAATTGCAAAAACTTGAATCATTTGGTCTTGCTAGTAACATATTTAAACCAATTTCCAATTCTTTTGATGACTCTTTCGGATATGGGTTTGTGAATTTAAAGAGTCTTCAACTCATCAGTCACAATATAATTGAATTAGATTTTGTGGAGTGTCAGTACTTTCCGGCATTGGAAATTCTACATGTAACAGCCGAAAATATTGTTACCATCCCTAAAAGCTTTAGCAGATTAACTAGATTAAGGCGACTTAGTGTATTGCATTGCAAGCATCTTCGGGAAATTCAAGGGCTTCCACAATCTTTAAGACTTTTGGAGGCAATAGACTGCAGTTCGTGGGATCAACAATCATCAGGCAAAATGTTGAGTCAGATCTGTCTCTCTCACTCTATCTCTCAGttataa
- the LOC126690255 gene encoding uncharacterized protein LOC126690255 — MAFHWQGKSVLLKGLKPNHSSFQDANQFFKKPAKRGLLLQITVQLFTAEPSQPVPEMESLLEEFVAMFEIPQDHLNHLKAVLSVLLQNQLYAKRSKCTFGCSEVTYLGHIVSSEGVKTNSKKVLAMQQWPTTSVKALRGFLGLTGYNRKFVRNYGLIAAPLTYLLKKDSFRWTAEADSAFYHLNAAVMHPHVLALLDFSKTFVIKSDASGSTSNSSEVNVELPTTNVAIPIPENADVPIPENADVPISQSQFQRIDLDSLDYDPGTRKQIWEYHVNQHAAYCLPCFVFHNPNVVVGQNTFIVGGFRNWKKVGGKDCSFQVHIGKDPNSAHRVAEQMCKDLINQSQHLQRVVDHFTTEQIANNRLQLKATIFIVRYLAFQAIAFRGRDESFSSLNRGNFHESLAKVKKAIQEEIGDAKFCIMVDEARDESMKEQMAVVFRYVDAEGFVKERFFGLIHVVDTAALTLKKGIYSLLSQYCLDIQNIRGQGYDGASNMRGMWNGLQALILNDCPYAYYIHCFAHRLQLALVKASKQVVPISHFFLTLLFLIKIVSASCKRNEQLKVANANEIARLIDLEELETGSGLNQIGTLQRPGETRWSSHFRSVSSLLRMFSSTVEVLQNIIDGAIDGENRAEGESAYEGLTSFEFVFILHLEKETMEITDKLCQALQSQSQDILNAMHLVSSTKALIQKFRDDGWDGLLTTVISFCEKHRIDVLDMNARYVARRGRARNQPDNVTNEHHYRVNIFYATIDSQLQELNYRFNEDAMELLRLSSALEHREALKSFRISDLCLLVKNFYPQDFTDYDKQVLEKELYHFEHNVVQDPEFKKLKSLFELSQWLVRTENSEQYKLVYRMVILVLTLPVSTATTERAFSAMKLVKTELRNKMKDDFLNDSLMLYIEKDIASTFSLDSIVDDFEDLKERRIPFS, encoded by the exons ATGGCATTTCATTGGCAAGGAAAATCAGTGCTTCTTAAGGGATTGAAGCCAAATCATTCTTCCTTTCAAGATGCAAACCAGTTCTTCAAGAAACCCGCTAAGAGAGGCTTGTTGTTGCAGATCACAGTCCAACTCTTTACTGCAGAGCCCAGCCAACCTGTACCTGAAATGGAATCCTTATTGGAAGAATTTGTAGCTATGTTTGAGATTCCTCAAG ATCATTTGAATCACTTGAAGGCTGTGCTTAGTGTTTTGCTTCAAAACCAGCTCTATGCTAAGAGGAGCAAGTGTACCTTTGGCTGTTCTGAGGTGACGTATTTGGGGCATATTGTGTCAAGTGAGGGTGTTAAAACTAATTCTAAGAAAGTCTTGGCAATGCAGCAATGGCCTACTACTAGTGTGAAAGCTTTAAGGGGATTTTTAGGCCTCACTGGTTACAATAGGAAGTTTGTCAGAAATTATGGTCTCATTGCTGCACCTTTGACTTATTTGCTCAAGAAGGATTCCTTTAGGTGGACTGCTGAAGCTGATTCTGCCTTTTATCATCTCAATGCTGCTGTGATGCACCCTCATGTCCTAGCCTTACTAGACTTCTCTAAAACCTTTGTTATTAAGTCTGATGCTTCAG gttcaacttcaaattcttctgAAGTCAACGTGGAATTGCCAACAACTAATGTTGCTATTCCAATTCCGGAAAATGCGGATGTTCCAATTCCGGAAAATGCGGATGTTCCAATCTCTCAATCACAATTTCAAAGAATTGACCTTGATTCTTTGGATTATGATCCCGGAACACGCAAACAAATATGGGAATATCATGTTAATCAAC ATGCAGCTTATTGTCTACCCTGCTTTGTCTTTCATAATCCAAATGTGGTTGTGGGACAAAATACATTTATTGTTGGTGGATTTAGAAATTGGAAAAAGGTTGGGGGCAAAGATTGTTCTTTTCAAGTTCATATAGGAAAAGATCCTAACTCAGCTCATAGAGTTGCTGAGCAAATGTGTAAGGATTTGATAAACCAATCGCAGCATTTGCAAAGAGTAGTTGATCATTTCACTACTGaacaaattgcaaataatcGGTTGCAATTGAAGGCCACAATTTTTATTGTGCGATATCTTGCCTTTCAAGCTATAGCTTTTAGAGGTCGAGATGAAAGTTTTAGTTCATTAAATCGTGGGAACTTTCATGAATCATTGG CCAAAGTGAAGAAGGCCATTCAGGAAGAAATTGGTGATGCAAAGTTTTGCATAATGGTTGATGAAGCTCGTGATGAGTCCATGAAAGAGCAAATGGCTGTGGTGTTTAGATATGTTGATGCAGAAGGCTTTGTGAAAGAAcgcttttttgggcttattcaTGTTGTTGACACTGCAGCTTTGACTCTAAAGAAGGGGATATATTCTTTGTTATCTCAATATTGCttagatatacaaaatattcgAGGGCAAGGATATGATGGAGCAAGCAACATGCGAGGTATGTGGAATGGATTAcaagctttgattttgaatgattgcCCATATGCTTACTATATCCATTGTTTTGCACATCGTTTACAATTGGCATTAGTAAAAGCATCAAAACAAGTTGTTCCcattagtcatttttttcttacattgctTTTTCTGATCAAAATTGTTAGTGCTTCATGCAAGCGCAATGAGCAATTGAAAGTTGCCAATGCTAATGAAATAGCACGTTTGATTGATCTTGAAGAGCTTGAGACTGGAAGTGGACTTAATCAAATTGGCACTTTACAACGACCTGGAGAAACACGTTGGAGTTCACATTTTAGATCAGTTTCTAGCTTATTAAGGATGTTTAGTTCAACTgttgaagttttacaaaatataattgatgGTGCAATTGATGGAGAAAATCGGGCAGAAGGAGAGTCAGCTTATGAAGGTTTAacttcatttgaatttgttttcatcTTGCATCTTGAGAAGGAAACTATGGAGATCACTGATAAactttgtcaagctttgcaaAGCCAATCTCAAGACATTTTAAATGCTATGCATTTAGTTTCATCTACTAAAgcacttatccaaaaatttagagatgatGGATGGGATGGCTTACTCACCACTGTGATATCATTTTGTGAGAAGCATCGCATTGATGTCCTGGATATGAATGCTCGTTATGTTGCGAGGCGAGGTCGAGCTCGTAATCAACCAGATAACGTTACAAATGAGCATCATTATcgagtaaatattttttatgctacaaTAGATTCTCAACTACAGGAACTAAATTATCGGTTTAATGAAGATGCAATGGAGTTGCTTAGGCTTAGCTCAGCTTTAGAACATCGAGAGGCATTAAAATCTTTTAGAATTAGTGATCTTTGTTTGTTGGTAAAGAATTTCTATCCACAAGATTTCACAGATTATGACAAACAAGTGTTGGAGAAGGAGCTTTATCATTTTGAGCATAATGTAGTCCAAGATCCagagttcaaaaaattgaaaagtttatttGAGTTGTCTCAATGGTTAGTGAGAACTGAAAATTCAGAACAATACAAACTTGTTTATAGAATGGTGATACTTGTGCTTACTCTTCCAGTTTCTACTGCTACTACAGAGCGAGCATTTTCAGCTATGAAACTTGTCAAAACTGAACTTCGAAACAAAATGAAAGATGACTTTTTGAATGACTCTTTGATGTTATACATTGAAAAGGATATAGCTTCGACATTTAGTTTGGATTCAATAgtagatgattttgaagatttgaaagagCGTCGAATTCCCTTTTCATAG
- the LOC126689008 gene encoding disease resistance protein Roq1 isoform X1 encodes MYKVNKMGPDDAKELFIRYAFETNKPETTYLQLAEKIIRFAYGLPLALKIIGSDLRGRSLLEWESALEKYKKIPNKKILNRLKISYEGLDQIERDIFLDIACFLKGRKKDFVLDILKACDLYPNFGIAKLIDKCLITVDWNDILSMHDLVEQMGKEIALQESQVPGELTRIWRYEDACNVLIGNTGSEKIRGIMLQSLELVPVQLQLHPQAFRRMENIKFLIFKNVYVGNRLEYLPNGIRFLDWPFYSFSLPSNFCPRQLVCLNMPHSYNNMEQLFKQEFPFEILKEINFSSCKSIQKLPELWTPNLEKLDLLYCENLVEIHESVGLLNKLKTWNLSNCRKLQTLPRRLKLNSLEHFDLRHCLRLKKFPDIHPEMKCLKSLLMFQCGIEELPSSIGYLTQLQKLNLMDCRNLRRVPGSIYKLQKLESFGLASNIFKPISNSFDDSFGYGFVNLKSLQLISHNIIELDFVECQYFPALEILHVTAENIVTIPKSFSRLTRLRRLSVLHCKHLREIQGLPQSLRLLEAIDCSSWDQQSSGKMLSQICLSHSISQL; translated from the exons ATGTATAAGGTTAACAAAATGGGTCCAGATGATGCTAAGGAACTTTTCATTCGATATGcttttgaaacaaacaaacctGAGACAACTTATTTGCAATTGGCAGAGAAGATTATACGTTTTGCTTATGGTCTTCCATTAGCTCTAAAAATAATAGGTTCTGATTTGCGTGGAAGAAGTTTACTTGAATGGGAAAGTGCATTAGAGAAGTATAAAAAgattccaaacaaaaaaattctaaatagaCTCAAAATAAGTTATGAAGGATTGGACCAAATTGAACGAGATATTTTTCTcgatattgcatgtttcttgAAGGGGcgaaaaaaagattttgttcTAGATATATTAAAGGCTTGTGATTTATATCCAAATTTTGGTATTGCAAAACTTATTGATAAGTGTCTCATAACTGTTGATTGGAATGACATCTTATCGATGCACGACTTGGTAGAACAAATGGGAAAGGAAATTGCTCTTCAAGAATCACAAGTGCCTGGAGAACTTACTAGGATATGGCGTTATGAGGATGCTTGTAATGTTCTAATTGGAAATACG GGATCGGAAAAAATTCGAGGCATAATGTTGCAGTCACTTGAGCTAGTACCGGTACAGTTGCAACTTCATCCTCAAGCTTTCAGAAGAATGGAAAATAtcaaatttcttatatttaaaaatgtttACGTTGGTAATCGACTTGAATATCTCCCAAATGGAATTAGATTTCTTGATTGGCCTTTCTATTCCTTTTCCTTGCCATCCAATTTTTGTCCTCGACAACTTGTCTGCCTCAACATGCCTCATAGTTACAATAATATGGAGCAGCTATTCAAGCAG gAGTTCCCATTCGAAATATTGAAAGAAATCAATTTCAGTAGCTGTAAATCCATTCAAAAATTACCTGAGTTGTGGACTCCAAATTTGGAGAAATtagatcttttatattgtgaaaatttagtTGAGATTCATGAATCCGTTGGACTTCTCAATAAGCTGAAAACTTGGAATCTTAGTAATTGTCGCAAACTTCAGACTCTTCCAAGAAGACTCAAGTTGAATTCCCTTGAACATTTTGATCTTAGACACTGCTTAAGGCTTAAGAAGTTCCCTGAtattcatccagaaatgaaatGTTTAAAATCACTATTAATGTTTCAGTGTGGTATCGAAGAATTGCCTTCATCAATTGGGTATCTCACTCAGCTTCAAAAGTTAAACCTTATGGATTGTCGTAACCTTAGGCGAGTTCCAGGTAGCATCTATAAATTGCAAAAACTTGAATCATTTGGTCTTGCTAGTAACATATTTAAACCAATTTCCAATTCTTTTGATGACTCTTTCGGATATGGGTTTGTGAATTTAAAGAGTCTTCAACTCATCAGTCACAATATAATTGAATTAGATTTTGTGGAGTGTCAGTACTTTCCGGCATTGGAAATTCTACATGTAACAGCCGAAAATATTGTTACCATCCCTAAAAGCTTTAGCAGATTAACTAGATTAAGGCGACTTAGTGTATTGCATTGCAAGCATCTTCGGGAAATTCAAGGGCTTCCACAATCTTTAAGACTTTTGGAGGCAATAGACTGCAGTTCGTGGGATCAACAATCATCAGGCAAAATGTTGAGTCAGATCTGTCTCTCTCACTCTATCTCTCAGttataa